From Zea mays cultivar B73 chromosome 3, Zm-B73-REFERENCE-NAM-5.0, whole genome shotgun sequence:
CGTGGTTGTTGGCGCCGGCGCCCATGGCGAGAACCGGAGGGAGATGTGCGGGTCGGAAGCAGGCTACTAACGCGAGGCGAGGGAAGGGGACTTGGCGATATGGGATGTCAGTGGCCGGTGGCGTGTCGAGCAGACTAAAATAGGGCGGAGGAAGCGCGTGGGAGGATGAACGCGTTGTCTTCCCTGGCTGAGGCCATCAGACCTAAAGTAATCGCACTTCACAAATATATGATACTagatgagtgcccgtgcgttgcatcggtaacgtataataacacgataacttatgtatATATAAATGCATTTGTGATCCtacccatacataaattttgttattttaatctagctatttCACCATTACATTGCAATCATCAGTAACATATAGACTTCTATATATGATTTTAATAATGTCATTGAGTTATAATGATAGCACGATTGGAGAAGTGTTATTTACAACTCAAATCTCAGAAAAGGTACTAAGAAAGCATGGAAATAAGGTAATTAACTCTATCACATCCTGCAATTTTTTCCACTTGACAGCAAAAACTACAAGCAGCAAAAACAACAAACTCCATACCACTTGACAACAATACTGCATTTTCCCACAAAACGTGCAAAAACAACAAACAATTCAAATTATTTGAGAGCACCATCTTTATAATATGAAATAAATATTGGATTGCAATTACCAGCTGGACaaatatcaaacaccaaaaccaatgTTGCAGCATAAGTAAAAATGAGAAGGAAAAATGTAGAAATGTCGTTGCAAGCACAAGGATGATACATCAATGAGTCAATCCGAAAATACCATTATGCAGCCATAATATACAGTATTAAGGTCGTATGGACAGAACAATGCAAGCAAGTATCAGTCTAAGTTAGCACAATGTCAGCATACTCCTCTGCAGCTAGAAGACTACTCTAGAAAAAAAAACTCGTTTATGCAAATGTCAAATATCCTAGTACCTATGCAGTATAAAATAGTGGAGATAGCTTGCGACATTATCTTTCCAGAAGGCAAGTGCCCCTAACAGGTATGTACAAGATTGAATTGAGTACACTTGGTAATGTTGATTCGAAACAAATGAACGATGCTGGCTTAGATGACTCAAGAGATTTACGATATTGAAGTGAGCAAAAAAAGGTATCAAGAGAAGGGCTGAAAGACATATAGTACTTGCCTGCAAGCAAAGGTGCGGATGCCATTCTTCACCAAGTACTCCCCAGATGTTCTATTTATCTCTGGTGTGGAAACAAGGTAGCGATTTGGAAGCTTCAACTCACCATCATATTGAAGCATCCCAGCATATCGAATTTCGGGGACAGGTACACGGTCAAAGTTGTTAAAATCTGCATACTCTAGTGCTTTCGCAAGCATAACCATGCGATCGGCTCGGAAGTTGATAGTGACAACTGCATCACCATCTAATACAGGTCCAACAGCTTTGCCGCTGTCATCAACTATCACAAATGGGGGCAAGTATTGATCATTAGCCTTGGGTTGTGCTCTCAGTGTTTTCACAGCCTCAAGTGCACTTTTGAATTTGTAGGGTGCTTCTTCGAGCACCTGAGCATCCCAGTCACGTTTAACCACATCCCAGTCATTCTGGAAGGTATTAAACACAACAAAACTATAAGCCAAGATGCTAGACAATGAACACTGATGCTTGAATACGACAAGAAACATTCACCTCATAACGGTCCATGGTAACATACATCCTTCCACCACCAGATGCAATCTGTGCATCAATACCCTTGCCTCGAAGCTCCAAAAGATCATTCTCTAGGGTCTCCACGAAACCAACCCTGCTTCCATCCAAAACGTCACGCCCATCGGTAAGGTTGTGCACACGAATTTTTTTTGCTCCTCTCTCACTAACACCTTTCAGAAGTAACTGGATAGAGCAAATAAAAGTAAATCTTGTGGTACGCTTGTAACTTAACTAATATAAATTGAAGAAATATTATTAGCAAACCTGTACACCACCATCACTCAACAACCCAATAAGGTGAAGAGTACCATTTTCAAAAGATTCTTTGATGTAATTGAACCCATCTCCATCATAAATCTTTCCTGGGGTAAGAGATTGGTCAATAATCTTAGCACTATAGACAAAAAGAATGCAGTACTCAGTCAAATCAGAGAACATCTAGTATGAACTCTTAAGGACTAAAGGTTTTATTTAAGACTAACATGACAGATGTGTACATGGCAGATGTGGAGGTTTTCTCTTCAAAAAAGCTGCAGAGAGCTCTGACCTTCATCGATGCAGAGGCTGAGGAACAGCTCTCCTTCGAGGAAGACTGTGCATCTGGAATATACAACCTTGGACTATATGAAAGTTCAAGGTAATCTTGGACACACATTGAAACAGAAAAAATTGCTACTATGACATAATAACCTTATGGTCTACAATTCAAAAATTGCTCTCTGCAGTCACAAAACGTGCAAAAACAACAAATAATTCAAATTATTTGAATATGTCATAGTGCTAGTTTCTCATGTCTCAACATTGTATCAAAACTTGCAGAATAAAGTTGCACTGACCTTTCTACTGCAATATCTCATTGTCTTAGATAAGTTgcttcttcctttttcatttttcAAAATTATGAAAAACGAAAATAAAAAGAGTTAGAGATTATCACCCCAGGTGAACAACCATTTACAGAATCGGATTTAGAAGAACTCCAGGTGACTACTACCCTATTGATATTGAAATATTCTCTAGTTTTAAAACCTTTGCTAGACTTTCAGATAAGGAACACCTCTTCTGTTTTGTGAGCCCAAATTGTTGTTGCAGAAAACCTCACAGATGATCATTGTTACCCAAACATGATGAGGCTCTTTTCAGCTGTTGGCAGGTAAACGTTCATGTAGGTCTATATCAAGCAGACCACTTTCTACTTATGAAAATGGAAAGAAAAATAAATTGTATTTATAACttactttgttttgtcattaccAGTGTGAGGACAATTATAACTTGTTATCCTCAGACCCCAAATGGCACCGGTCTAGCTACTAACAGATCTGCAAAGCTAGATATGCTTTTTGCCAACAAAGTTTATGATTCTTGTCACAGAAAAATATTTTGTACAGGTCGTGGACATCATCTAGATATCCACTTTATGCTAAGACACATCCTATCAGATTATGGTACCTAATGTTTATTTGTCTGCAAGATGCAAATTTGGCACACCAAAAACTATAATACAAACAAAACACTGATGCAATATTGCTAGTAGAGGATGTGAGTACGACATATACTTCCTAGATAACTTTTAATGGTACCCCTTAGCTGCAAGTTTGCTATGCGGTAGAACCCTGAGAACAACCATACAAGGTTAATGAATCAAATAGCTAATTGGTGTTTCAATCACTAAGCAATGATTGAAACAATATGCTTGGATTAACATCAAAGCAAACTAAAGGAACAACCCTATGTTCTAGGTTCTAAATTCTAAGTTAGACTCAACCAAAATTGGCATATGAGTTAAGAACAGTCAAAAAATCATTATCACTGATGCGAGAAGCCTCACCTTTGGCGCGCATTGTCAAGGGCAATAACGCCAACCCTTCCATAGATCATAGGGATTTTAGGGACACCTACTTCCTAAAATGAAAGAACCAGAGGAACCAGTCAGACAGTCATCATTAACAAGAAGAAATTTATGAATGACCATCACTTGATCAGTAAGCTGGAGCGTTTTAGGGGACCTCAATAGCTGTGGCGCTGGCAAGCTGAAACAGATCTGCATAGGTAACACTTGAAAACTTGTCCTTGATAGGTTGGACCAGCTTCAGAGCATTCACAAGATCTGTCATGAAACAAAATGTTGAGTAACCCATCATCATGAAGTTATAGGTGATAATAAGCTGAGAAGAGTGTTACCAGCATTGGCCCCATGCTTATAATATTGATTACCCCGTTTATTTCTTTTACAACATATAAAATTGTACAGAAACATTGATGTGAGACTAACGAGTCTGTTTCTTTTAGTACTGATGAAGATGATCATCTACAAACTTCACTCAATGCAACTAAAGTATGTCCAGTCTTAACATGCTATCACGTCTTGAGAAAAAAAGTTCTCTGTATGTGAGGATGAAGGGGCCAATAACATAGAGCGGGTTGTTGCTGGAGCAATCCTAGCTGTCAAGTTAATCTACAAAAAACAAACAGTTTGTTTTCTATACTTGTTTCAAATGTATTCGTTCGTCAGATTTACATGCACACTGAGAATAAAAGATATCTTATAACTTGTTACTAAATCAAGATTTGTCACAATTCCCAGAAGTATATTAAAGTTTAGCCATTAAAAGGTTGATATTTCCTTTCCATGCATGTTGCTTCATGAAAAAACAAAACCAGCACCCACCTCGCCGAAGGAAGAACATACCTTCTATCTGAAAACGTACTCTAGTAAAGAATTGAATACTCGGAACTTAATCTTGAAATATCATAGATACTTCACATCTCCAGAGCACAAGTTTCATGATTCTGAGTATATTATCACAGTAAAAAACATATATTCCAGGTTCTATGTTTACGTAtctcaaaaaatagtagattaaagTTACATTTGGCATTAAGGTgagatgcaataatcttgtttgctAGAACTGTTTTTCATAAACTTACTTGACTTAGTTATTTTGGTTAATTTAGATTGCAAAAATAGATACAATGGGTTTCATAAAGTGTAACAGAAACAACACTGGTATAACTGAATTTAGAAGTTAGTTTCGTCTCCTAAACAAGGTATGATTTTTTATGACGGTTGTTCATGGCACCTTTAAAAATAGACAGTACTGCACAGCACAGCAGCCACAAACTGACTGTAAATAAGATCAGGTGATTTAAGTTCTAGGGTGATGCACATTTCAGTTATCAGGAATAAAAATAACAGATATACTTCTTTATTCCTTTTTATTTGAATGGCTGCTCAAATTGGAGATAAAGAAAACAAGTTTGCAGCATACCTGAATAGGGGCTTTAACACATTCAATAAAGTTATCAAGGCGGCCAACTTTGGAGTCAACAGCTTGTTGTCGCTTGTTCTTCCAGCGCACAATGTTTGACTCGTTGGTGAATATGACCTAAAAACAACATACAGTATATAAGCCACTGAAATCAAAGCAATACATAATTAAATATACTAAATAAGATATATATGTAAAACGAGAAGTGAATGATTTAAAAAGAACTGGTGAAAAGAAACCTACTAACCAGCTTGTAACCATCATCGTACAGTCTTTGCAATTTTTCTTGAAATATCATAGATACTTCACATCCCATGGAGGCATCGTTGGCTGGCGCCGAGGGAGAAGCAGACGTCCTCGATGAGCTGTGGCGCGCCAAGTGGGGGGCAATGGTCGATGCCGACCTAGAACAGCCACCCCTCCGACGAGAAGGTGTTCACCCAGCGGTCATACTCTGTCCTGCAAGAACCAACCTGTAGAGAAATCTCATCCCCATTAGAGTTTCTACAACCTTTCCAAGCATGTCAGTGTGGTATACCCCTTGGAGAAGGGCCCGTCAAGGCCAGCAACCTTGGCAACTCCGTCACCATATCCCGCGAGAAGaccaccatgatcttgtcctccaCTGGCTTGCTACAATCGATCGTGAAGGAAACCGACCCCTTCTTGCCAGCGCGACGCTCTTCACCGACACCACGTCGCGCACCATCGACCCCCTCCCTCAGCTTGCTGCTCGAGTGGATCCTAAGATATGGCGGCTAGGGTTTCCCGACACAAGAGGGGCCACCGATGCGGCCGACGAGCAACCATGGCGAGGAGACGACGAAGGCGGGGACGACCATTTCCAGATGGCGAGGAAGCAGTGAATTGGAGTCGCAGTGGCCGCCGGCAAGGAGAATGATCTTCGCTGCACCCTGTTCATGACAGGGGGTTCGACATCGGCACTGGCGCGAGGGAGAATGGCTCTGCGGCAAGGCGTGAGGCGCGTAGCGGTGGGGAATAGGGGAGCGGGATTGGAGGCAGAGATCGGCGGGGCTAGGAATTCCTGCCTGTGGGGGGAGGGCGTCGTTCCTGCCTGTGGGGGGAGGGCATCGGGGATCGCGAGCAGAACTGGGTAGCGCCAGGCGGGGGCTGCGCCGTGGATGGCGAGCGGGACTGGGGACGGGGCATGGCGGCAGACACAGGCGAGTGCTGGGGCACACGAAGGCGGTAGGGGCGGATGCGAGACCGTAGGACGGCAACAAGCAACCGACATACTCACATCGGCAAGGTCTCGGCCGCCCGCGATCCCTTCCTCCCACCTCTGCACATCTCCATCGGCGCCCGCACCTGCACTCGCGTCGCCGTGGCCGAGCCCCGCGATGGCGGCCATCGGCAAGGTCTCGGCCGCCCGCGATCCCTTCCTCCCACCTCTGCACATCTCCATCGGCGCCCGCGGCTGCGCTCGCGTCGCCGTGGCCGAGCCCCGCGACGGCGGCCGTCGGCAAGGTCTCGGCCGCCCGTGATCCCTTCCTCCCACCTCTGCACATCTCCATCGGCGCCCGCGCCTGCGCTCGCGTCGCCGTGGCCGAGCCCCGCGACGGCAGCGTCGAGCTCGGCGTGTAGGAGGCCGCCGCCAATGATGAAGCCCATGTCAAGCGCGTGGATCTGCACGAGGATCCTTGGGAGGTGGTGTCGAGGGCGCGACAGCGAAAATGGCAGAGGCACTGCGCGACAATCCTGGGAAGTGGAGGGCGGGTGGGCGGGCGGGGCCGATGGAGATGTGCAGAGGGCGCGGCGGCGAAAATGGCGGAGGCGCTGCGCGACAATCCTGGgaagcgggcgggcgggcggggtagggaggcgggggcagtctacactcctctcttaatagttagtagagactaggtggatgcccgtgcgttgcaacgggaagatAAAATATCACGATAACTCATGTACAAATGTGTTATAATATTATAGAAAAAGGTTACAAATGTGTTATAATGTTTAGGAAAGAAAACAAAGCCACAGCCTGTGCATTCACTGGGACCTGAAAACATTAGGTGGACTAACCTCTCCACATGACGAAAAGGCAATAGAGTTGCAATTGCAAGCACACAAAAAAGTGGTCTGCACAAGAAAGTGTATATCATGGCAGATGTTCTTCGGACTTGGAAAATAAtacacgagaaaaagaagacatgGAAAATATGTAATTCTACACGCATATTGTTGATGCACTATCGGTATTGCACGAATCAACTTGTCTTACAATTTCTAATAATAGTCAAATATGTCGACAATCGTACATTAATCTAATCTTTTTTTGCGATACTGATAAGTCGTTGTTGTCAATCAACTGACATACATGTTATAAACCAGATACATACATGTGCACAGCATTTTCCGCTGTCAATCAACTGACATCCAAAATAAACAAGAATGCAATCACATTTCCCAATAACCAATGCAGTTATCAGTGTTTATTATATGCAAAGCTAAACCTACTCTTACATGCATGCATAGTTTTTGGCCACGGTGATATTACAAAGATCCATTTCTAGAACCATACAGCAAGTTCTTCTTGCAGTAGTGTCATGACACATCAACACCGCAAGGGACTCTACACCAGGATGCTAATTGATCAAACCTTCATGGTTTTCCCTAACAGCCATGCATTGTGCTCTATGCATCTATCTGTCTCCACATAAGATGGATCTCAGTGCAAGCATTGAAGTATAGGTTTATTGCGCTATGAAAATTCAGGAACTGGCAAGTATAACATTGAAAGAGGAGATAGAACATTCCATTGAATAAAGGTATACCATCATgatataatgaacaaaaacattaAAAATAGATGGGAGATTTGTCACATTTGCTATCACAACAAACCACATGATAAACACACATATTAAGTCATAAACAGTAAAGCCAAATTTTCAGCGTGTATTCTCCTAGATATCATGGGGAGGAGAGAAAATCATTGCTAAAGCACAAATAAAAGTGTACGACAGAGAAATATCTAGGACATGATATGTTTTCCATCACCAGAAATAGAATCAGTTACATATGGTGTGATAGCAAATGTGATTTTGACATATCACATGTGTGTGGTCATAATCATTAAAACTTCGATTAGAGTAGGTTGGCTGTGTAATGATTAACACGCTTCTTCTCTTGGGGACATTATGTAAATCTATTTTTCTGCTTCACATATAAGCATTTTATGTGCCATTTTGAATGAATGGCTGACTGCTTGCTTGGGTGAGGGAGTTAAGGATGGATTAGCCTTTAGCTGCCTGGGTGGGATTAATATAACTCGCAAAATAATGTAGCTGATTAGTCAATTAGTGAGTTGTGTCAACAGTCTGTCTTTTTTGGAACACCCTGTTCAAAACTCGGGGGAATTCAAATTtggataatgatgatgattttgtaTGTTTAGTAGGTGTGCTGCTATCAATCAAAATGCATGGAACACATGAGTCTGCTAACAAATTTGATGCTTATTGTAGTGTGAATTGGGCCAACATCTTAATACACGATCAAATTCTTAATTTCAGGACAGATGAAGACGGAGACATAGCATGGACAGTCGTCTGAAATTTGACCGTATGTTCTTCTCATAGATGTTTTGGTCTATTATATATGCTGTTTAGGATCTTGGTGCTGCAACTATGGTGAGCCAGACAGGCAAACATCCAGGGCAACTGAAATGATCGATGTCAAAGAATATTTTGAAATGCTGCCACCTAATTATACTTTTTCATATGAACATCATAAGGAAGAAGTGATATTTGCATAATGTGTTATGCCCTCGGAAAAGGCCATGGTTCCCAATCTGCTCAGTTTCTTGATCCACATGTGAACTATTGCAGCGATGACAATTTGTGCAAGGACCTATACTTGCGGCAACACATGGATGGCCAAGGTTGGGTGCCATTACCCCTTATCGCTGGTTTTCGCCAAGTAAGTTTGCAGGCCTCTTGAGTTTATTTCCCATTTAAAATCTACTCTGAATTTTTGTTTCGTTTCTTAGTCAGCTGTCTAGCGAGCTTGTGTGCATGTTCTGTGTCTGTAATTACTTGCACTACTGAATTAGAGGGGCTGCATATAGTGACATAGATTAATTTAACTGAACAACAAGATAGCCCTTACACAATTAATAAAAATTGGATTATATTACTGACATGGTTGATAACATTGATGGCACAGCTGCACTAAATTGTTGCATCATAATCTGTTATATTACATTAATTTGCTTGTTGTAAATAGCAGACATGTCAGCGCATGTTTACTATTTCCCAGCACCCACCTCGGAAGGCATTCAAGGCCTGCCTTTTGTGCCTCTTCCAGCAAGCCCCCAAGATGTTCTAATTGACCCTTCTCGAAAGAACCTTCTGGAGCAGATAGAATACTATTTCAGGTAGTAGTTCATCTACATTTTGGGAACCCTTTTTGTAATAAAAACTTTGAAGCTGCTCAGTTTCTTGATCCACATGTGAACTATTGCAGCGATGACAATTTGTGCAAGGACCTATACTTGCGGCAACACATGGATGGGCAAGGTTGGGTGCCATTACCCCTTATCGCTGGTTTTCGCCAAGTAAGTTTGCAGGCCTCTTGAGTTTATTTCCCATTTAAAATCTACTCTGAATTTTTGTTTCGTTTCTTAGTCAGCTGTCTAGCGAGCTTGTGTGCATGTTCTGTGTCTGTAATTACTTGCACTACTGAATTAGAGGGGCTGCATATAGTGACATAGATTAATTTAACTGAACAACAAGATAGCCCTTACACAATTAATAAAAATTGGATTATATTACTGACATGGTTGATAACATTAATGGCACAACTGtactgaattgttgcatcataatCTCTTAGTAGTATCTGCATTTAAAAAATTAAACTCCACAGTTATGTTTGCAAGTGGTAATGTTAGTGTGGAACATTCACCATATGATTAGGATAGCGATATGTATCGAACACAGAGGGGGCACTATTTTTATTTTCTGGCACTTTTTGCAGTGGTATTAGCATATGACTTAAGCTCCAATTTAGTGAACGAGCTGTTGACCAGGTTATGTGGTTACATTTACTTGAGTCGTGAGTTACTCAAAACAGGGGTCAGTAACTCCAAGGCGCATTTTTTTcaaggttcgttgcaagctgagtTCATCCCAACCAACAGCAGTGGTACCTCCATTTTTAGTGTATTCAGCTACACATTTGTACAGGTTGTTTGATGATGCATTTACTTCTTATTTCTTATTGCTGGCATAGCTTTGTATGACCCAAGCCACAAACCTTATTTCACTTCCATTTGTTGAGCTGCTACAGATATTTTGTATGGACCAAGTTCTGTGCCCATATGCATGTTCATTCTAGCTTTACTGGATAAGGGTGAACTCTTGAATTGAAAGCGATGCATAAGGGGAACGCGAAGACATGGCTGATGAGGTAAGGTGTGCCAAAGCTTATGCTCATGCATGTGTTGGAGGTTTTAGCTAAATGTGTATCTTCACACAACCTTCGGCTTGTTGCACTTTGTGTGACAGGAAAATGGAAGGTTTCTGTGTAAACCAGTGCTACAAGTGATGAATTTGGCAGCTTACCATACGAGAGAATACAAGAATTGCGGTGTGTACACTGCTGCCTCAGAAAGGAATTGCATTTCATGTTGGCATAGTGTACCATTGCAATACTGCAGTTCCCATTAATTCTGTATTTGGGAATGTCTTTGTTGGATTACTTGCACAATATATATAGGGAATAAAAATGATGTGACATATGTAATTTAGTTTCAGTGATATTGTTTGTGTACAACTTGATATATATCTGAAATATGGACATATGTAATTTAGTTCATTGTTCTTTTGAAGGTGAATATGGAATATGGCCTTGATCCAACAATAGGGAAGCCGAAATAATGCTTATCGTTCTTGAAGGTGAATATGGACTATGGCCTTGTTCATGTGTATTTTTATCGTGAACCTAGCATGTTTAGGCCAGCTGTGCTATAATGTCTGTCATCAAAGATCTTAATATTTCTGCATTGATCCAACCCTTCTGATTAAATTCAGAGCAAGTCAACATTTATCCAATCCTTTATCCAATCCATGGGACATactaataaccgaacaaggcctacatTTGGGGCTGCTACCTTCTGACCGATTAAGGCTTTCACCTATACGATACCTAGCTTCTGCTTTAGGGTCAAATCCACCTATGACCTATACTCGAAATTTATTAGCTTCAGCTCAATAGTGATCAATAACATCATAACCATGGAGTACTGAAACGAACTATATCGCACAAGTTCAATCAGCTCTGATTGTGCCTAGTCTATACTAAGTGTGCTTGAGCAATTCACTATCAAGTGACCAGGAAGTATTAGGTTCCTTTAAACGGATGTCTAGGCAATTTAGAGGACTTCAGACTTCAACTATGATCCTTTGTTGCTTTGGTTCATTAGTTTGCATGCTTCCGCTATTATTATTATCATGTTAAGAATCCAAGGAATTACAATTAAATTGCACTTATATTTGAGGGTGAGATTCAAACTGAGAGCTCAACATGTGATAGTTAACCTAGAATTATCATGAAACACATGACTGATTAACAGAACACCTAGGAT
This genomic window contains:
- the LOC103651775 gene encoding 2,3-bisphosphoglycerate-independent phosphoglycerate mutase, with the translated sequence MGCEVSMIFQEKLQRLYDDGYKLVIFTNESNIVRWKNKRQQAVDSKVGRLDNFIECVKAPIQLVQPIKDKFSSVTYADLFQLASATAIEEVGVPKIPMIYGRVGVIALDNARQSAKIIDQSLTPGKIYDGDGFNYIKESFENGTLHLIGLLSDGGVQLLLKGVSERGAKKIRVHNLTDGRDVLDGSRVGFVETLENDLLELRGKGIDAQIASGGGRMYVTMDRYENDWDVVKRDWDAQVLEEAPYKFKSALEAVKTLRAQPKANDQYLPPFVIVDDSGKAVGPVLDGDAVVTINFRADRMVMLAKALEYADFNNFDRVPVPEIRYAGMLQYDGELKLPNRYLVSTPEINRTSGEYLVKNGIRTFACRQVLYVFQPFS